One Ostrea edulis chromosome 2, xbOstEdul1.1, whole genome shotgun sequence genomic region harbors:
- the LOC125681051 gene encoding prohibitin 1-like gives MSRFFSRLGALGVAVAGVGSVVNLALYNVDGGHRAVLFDRFRGVQDTVSGEGTHFLVPWVQRPIIFDCRSRPRNVSVVTGSKDLQNVNITLRILFRPMVNELPKIYTNLGLDYDDRVLPSITNEVLKAVVAQFDASEMITQREIVSQKVSEELISRASQFGIILDDISLTHLTFGREFTLAVEMKQVAQQDAERARYSVEKAEMMKRAAVITAEGDAEGAKLLAEAFKNFGDGIVELRKMEAAEEIVSDLGRSRNITYLPSGQQTLLALPQ, from the exons ATGTCCCGCTTTTTCTCTCGATTAGGAGCACTTGGTGTGGCTGTTGCAGGTGTTGGCAGTGTTGTAAACCTTGCACTTTACAATG TTGATGGTGGACATCGGGCTGTGCTTTTTGACAGATTTAGAGGAGTTCAAGATACCGTTTCTGGAGAGGGAACTCATTTTCTTGTTCCCTGGGTTCAAAGACCAATAATATTTGATTGCAGGTCCCGTCCCCGAAATGTTTCAGTGGTCACTGGTAGTAAAG ATTTACAGAATGTCAACATCACATTGCGTATTTTGTTCAGACCAATGGTTAATGAGCTGCCAAAAATCTATACAAACCTTGGTCTAGATTATGATGATAGAGTTCTCCCATCCATTacaaatgaagttttaaaagcAGTAGTG GCACAGTTTGATGCCAGTGAAATGATCACACAGAGAGAAATCGTTTCTCAGAAAGTcagtgaagaactaatttcacgAGCTTCACAGTTTGGTATTATTCTTGATGATATATCGTTG ACACATTTAACGTTTGGAAGGGAATTCACACTTGCAGTAGAAATGAAGCAGGTGGCCCAGCAAGATGCAGAAAGAGCTAGATACTCTGTAGAAAAG GCAGAGATGATGAAGAGAGCAGCTGTCATTACAGCGGAGGGTGATGCAGAAGGTGCCAAACTGCTGGCCGAAGCCTTCAAAAACTTTGGCGATGGTATTGTCGAACTGCGAAAGATGGAGGCTGCTGAGGAAATTGTCAGTGACTTGGGAAGGTCACGAAATATAACATATTTACCATCAGGACAGCAGACATTGTTAGCACTACCACAGTAA
- the LOC125680809 gene encoding mediator of RNA polymerase II transcription subunit 15-like, giving the protein MECIVRTLIFLLSLTAVSPQGFSAMESIISPTGSGNGIHSVANSNPSPNARPNGAGGAPNNPAMETVQNPNRFAMAPFLGQQGRPGTDFTRPSDNHNPDPNTLINMREKPRPPIRMVKMPHLCPTMTWSTDSMVVMPMPMSRMKTAVGTLPIRGGIVTQQGRKSLPFSMEQMMIMKMRNQMMSHPNVLNGAMPAFNTMNEAIPQPAMMNGMPSMNGQNMMNGMGAMPQPEPAMVSGMSSMNGQNMMNGMGVMPQPEPAMMNGMLSINGMPSMNGQNMMNGMGAMPQPEPAMMNGMSSMNGMSSMNGQNMMNGMGAIPQPEPAMVNGMSSMNGMPSMNGQNMMNGMGAMPQPEPAMVSGMSSMNGQNMMNGMGVMPQPEPAMMNGMSPMNGMPSMNGQNMMNGMGVMPQPEPAMVSGMSSMNGQNMMGVMPQPEPAMVSGMSSMNGQNMMGVMPQPEPAMMNGMSSMNGMPSMNGQNMMNGMGAIPQPEPAMVNGMSPMNGMPSMNGQNMMNGMGAMPQPEPAMVNGMSPMNGQNMMNGIGAIASTNMMSNMKSMSTMPISQNSVPSQPGNSRQLIWMSPSANMMVAMSYPAASNGPKSVQRLAIY; this is encoded by the coding sequence ATGGAATGCATAGTTCGGACGTTAATTTTTTTGCTGTCCTTGACGGCCGTTTCGCCACAAGGATTCTCGGCAATGGAATCCATCATTAGCCCGACCGGCAGCGGTAACGGAATCCACAGTGTAGCCAACAGCAACCCGAGTCCCAACGCACGTCCCAATGGAGCTGGAGGGGCTCCGAACAATCCCGCTATGGAAACTGTTCAAAACCCTAACCGTTTCGCCATGGCCCCATTTCTAGGACAACAGGGTAGACCGGGAACAGATTTTACCCGACCCTCAGATAATCATAACCCAGACCCAAATACTCTGATAAACATGAGAGAAAAACCACGACCGCCGATCAGAATGGTAAAAATGCCACATCTGTGCCCCACAATGACTTGGAGTACAGATTCTATGGTTGTAATGCCGATGCCAATGTCCAGGATGAAGACTGCTGTTGGAACGCTTCCAATCAGAGGTGGAATAGTCACACAACAGGGTAGAAAAAGTCTTCCCTTCTCTATGGAACAAATGATGATAATGAAGATGAGAAATCAAATGATGTCTCATCCAAACGTTTTAAACGGTGCCATGCCTGCGTTTAACACAATGAATGAAGCTATTCCACAACCAGCCATGATGAATGGTATGCCATCTATGAATGGCCAAAACATGATGAACGGAATGGGCGCAATGCCACAGCCAGAACCAGCCATGGTGAGTGGTATGTCATCTATGAATGGCCAAAACATGATGAACGGGATGGGCGTAATGCCACAGCCAGAACCAGCCATGATGAATGGTATGTTATCTATTAATGGTATGCCATCTATGAATGGCCAAAACATGATGAACGGAATGGGCGCAATGCCACAGCCAGAACCAGCCATGATGAATGGTATGTCATCTATGAATGGCATGTCATCTATGAATGGCCAAAACATGATGAACGGAATGGGCGCAATCCCACAGCCAGAACCAGCCATGGTGAATGGTATGTCATCTATGAATGGTATGCCATCTATGAATGGCCAAAACATGATGAACGGAATGGGCGCAATGCCACAGCCAGAACCAGCCATGGTGAGTGGTATGTCATCTATGAATGGCCAAAACATGATGAACGGGATGGGCGTAATGCCACAGCCAGAACCAGCCATGATGAATGGTATGTCACCTATGAATGGTATGCCATCTATGAATGGCCAAAACATGATGAACGGGATGGGCGTAATGCCACAGCCAGAACCAGCCATGGTGAGTGGTATGTCATCTATGAATGGCCAAAACATGATGGGCGTAATGCCACAGCCAGAACCAGCCATGGTGAGTGGTATGTCATCTATGAATGGCCAAAACATGATGGGCGTAATGCCACAGCCAGAACCAGCCATGATGAATGGTATGTCATCTATGAATGGTATGCCATCTATGAATGGCCAAAACATGATGAACGGAATGGGCGCAATACCACAGCCAGAACCAGCCATGGTGAATGGTATGTCACCTATGAATGGTATGCCATCTATGAATGGTCAAAACATGATGAACGGAATGGGCGCAATGCCACAGCCAGAACCAGCCATGGTGAATGGTATGTCACCTATGAATGGCCAAAACATGATGAACGGAATTGGCGCAATAGCATCAACAAATATGATGAGCAACATGAAATCTATGTCTACGATGCCAATTTCGCAAAACAGCGTTCCGTCACAACCTGGGAATTCCCGACAGTTAATTTGGATGTCCCCGTCCGCTAACATGATGGTAGCGATGTCTTACCCAGCAGCCTCAAATGGACCTAAAAGTGTGCAACGTCTAGCCATTTACTGA